From Pseudobacteroides sp., a single genomic window includes:
- a CDS encoding AgrD family cyclic lactone autoinducer peptide: protein MSKKGILKVIKNSTKFVSEKSTSFSAMWFFYQPKCPKKLLKK from the coding sequence ATGAGTAAGAAAGGTATTTTGAAGGTTATTAAAAACAGTACAAAGTTTGTATCTGAAAAGAGTACAAGTTTTAGTGCAATGTGGTTCTTTTACCAGCCCAAATGCCCTAAGAAGCTGC